In Crinalium epipsammum PCC 9333, the following are encoded in one genomic region:
- a CDS encoding helicase-related protein encodes MRQLSRRIKHIFIMIDEITGDDSGVEFLSRINDIFKTYELVDQRYGFNPKIIVADASIVEQDVIKQHLNDTTPEPDKIFFRKAKTTGAALSVEEFKFKRANAIAINANSYPASKLNFTYKVVINAQPFPKKEELRLNQDDLIATLQSEIIKDINRLWDQEGQILVYIQNKQRLQQLIEQIGKSREKFKPQEDYLEVHANLSETEKKQVPTRTNDVKIIFMTSSGSRGLSFPKVNSILVDIPRFQVEKNLMEIIQVIYRGRGNKQLDQLEKQLIFYLGENAFYNQDDPQISLQESSLNIINLLLILKAAILTRIVGNGTIGRQDCLIIPIGGKSVSAAGESFSLQLANLLRELKQEYHRKPSDIRLKRVYEQFRELLNNTDFKLYPSEDNQGKPQLSYLALQKRLSSEFSELINQGFDKLIKFGVLETGYLCGSLLVVPTGEKKIEETYQIHLDKLLNLTANLLTDLQVIGYSQDYHDNLRHATKNAIDLLNKLKEPTERSQQLEQLSQRADQYYAFPLFTFLNGDAIKEYLSQEEELANNKFRDILEMYIRHLYSVGNMLPIGDGYGEFPFVVFNSYSLEEIREKFFTERYLLNSHELNIVNLILNK; translated from the coding sequence ATGCGTCAACTATCTCGGCGCATCAAACATATCTTTATTATGATTGATGAAATTACCGGAGATGATAGCGGGGTAGAATTTCTTAGTCGCATTAACGATATTTTTAAAACTTATGAGCTAGTCGATCAGAGATATGGTTTCAATCCCAAAATTATTGTTGCTGATGCTTCTATTGTTGAGCAGGATGTGATCAAACAACACTTAAATGATACCACACCGGAACCGGATAAAATATTTTTTAGGAAAGCTAAAACGACTGGTGCTGCTTTATCTGTAGAGGAATTTAAGTTTAAACGAGCAAATGCGATCGCAATTAATGCTAACTCTTACCCCGCAAGTAAGTTAAATTTTACTTACAAAGTAGTTATTAATGCTCAACCATTCCCCAAAAAAGAGGAATTAAGACTAAATCAGGATGATTTAATAGCAACTCTCCAATCAGAAATAATTAAAGATATTAACCGACTTTGGGATCAAGAAGGGCAAATTTTAGTCTACATCCAAAATAAGCAAAGATTACAACAGCTAATTGAACAAATTGGGAAAAGTAGGGAGAAGTTTAAACCCCAGGAAGATTACCTAGAAGTACACGCCAATCTTTCAGAAACAGAGAAAAAACAAGTTCCAACCCGTACAAATGATGTAAAAATAATCTTTATGACTTCTTCGGGAAGTCGCGGTTTATCTTTCCCCAAAGTAAATAGCATCCTCGTAGATATACCCCGTTTTCAAGTGGAGAAAAACTTGATGGAAATTATCCAGGTAATTTATAGGGGAAGGGGGAATAAACAATTAGATCAACTAGAAAAGCAACTAATCTTTTATCTAGGGGAAAACGCCTTTTATAATCAGGATGATCCTCAAATATCTCTACAAGAAAGTAGCCTCAACATCATCAATTTATTACTGATTCTTAAAGCTGCTATTTTAACTAGAATTGTCGGAAATGGAACTATCGGGAGACAGGATTGTTTAATTATTCCTATCGGTGGTAAATCTGTCTCAGCCGCAGGAGAAAGTTTTTCTCTCCAACTAGCTAATTTACTCAGAGAATTAAAACAAGAATATCATCGCAAACCTAGTGATATCCGCTTAAAAAGGGTTTACGAGCAATTTAGAGAATTACTTAATAATACTGATTTTAAACTTTATCCTTCTGAGGATAATCAAGGAAAACCGCAACTATCTTATTTAGCCTTACAAAAGCGTTTAAGTAGTGAGTTTTCGGAATTAATTAATCAAGGTTTTGATAAGTTAATAAAATTTGGTGTATTAGAGACAGGTTATCTCTGTGGGAGTTTGTTAGTTGTACCCACAGGCGAGAAAAAAATCGAGGAAACTTATCAAATTCACTTAGATAAGTTACTTAATTTAACTGCAAATTTATTAACAGATTTACAAGTAATTGGCTATAGTCAGGATTACCATGATAACTTACGTCATGCAACTAAAAATGCGATTGATTTACTGAATAAATTAAAAGAACCAACGGAAAGAAGTCAGCAACTAGAACAACTCAGTCAGCGTGCGGATCAATATTATGCTTTCCCTTTGTTTACTTTTCTTAATGGCGATGCGATTAAAGAATATTTAAGCCAAGAAGAAGAACTTGCAAATAACAAATTTCGTGATATCCTAGAAATGTATATTCGCCATCTTTATTCGGTTGGTAATATGCTACCGATAGGGGATGGCTATGGAGAGTTTCCTTTTGTAGTTTTTAATAGCTACAGTTTAGAAGAAATTAGAGAAAAATTCTTTACTGAGCGTTATCTTTTAAATTCACATGAATTAAATATAGTTAATTTGATTTTAAATAAATAA